Proteins encoded together in one Psychromonas sp. psych-6C06 window:
- a CDS encoding OmpA family protein, protein MSKIKLLYLALLLPLTACVETTHFQVDRYQFDDLRDDDGDGIINQRDICSETPELVAVDNRGCAYWAPFEDISWFEVKFAFDKSGIRESELPALQKALARLNESEDVSLILIGDTSGEGSLVYNEALAKRRNHTVKQYLVNRGIDEKRIELQIFDQPTPFTAHLKSRQRRTIAVFVDPKNVLTKEWNIYTTEEK, encoded by the coding sequence ATGAGCAAGATTAAACTATTATATTTGGCACTATTACTGCCCTTAACTGCCTGTGTAGAGACGACCCATTTTCAAGTTGATCGTTATCAGTTTGATGACCTTCGCGATGACGATGGTGATGGCATTATTAACCAACGTGACATTTGTAGTGAAACGCCAGAGCTGGTCGCAGTGGATAATCGTGGTTGTGCTTATTGGGCTCCTTTTGAAGACATTAGCTGGTTTGAAGTTAAGTTTGCATTTGATAAATCAGGCATTAGAGAGTCGGAGTTACCAGCATTACAAAAAGCACTTGCACGCTTAAATGAAAGTGAGGATGTCAGTTTGATTTTGATCGGAGATACTAGTGGTGAGGGCTCATTGGTATATAACGAAGCATTAGCAAAACGCCGTAATCATACAGTGAAGCAATATTTAGTGAATAGGGGGATCGATGAGAAACGTATAGAACTACAAATATTTGATCAGCCAACCCCTTTTACCGCGCACCTTAAAAGTCGTCAGCGTCGTACTATTGCAGTATTTGTAGACCCTAAAAATGTGCTGACTAAAGAGTGGAATATCTATACAACGGAAGAGAAATAA
- a CDS encoding TolC family outer membrane protein gives MSRKFIPLACLMLVQPALAITLEESIAHAIDNNPLIKQQYAKYESYVRDMDAAGSNYYPQVNLHGGIGYEDTQYNSGQKIDEQLTRKEIGVKVTQNLFNGFEDVSEEDRLAFEAESERLGLLSDAENLALDVARVYLELLKAQQFIELTERNVQDHERVLADIEVRQSQGLSSKSDLAQIRSRVATAKSSLIVANNNLMDKRVEYLRLVGVRPEGLIEPKVDSLLLPVDEDMAVQNAIKNNPEIRIALADLEAANHEITRESSSFYPEVNLELHANYNDDMGGFEGRDSDARIMLTMSYDIFSGGNTVSKKESAIWRKEEARSIRLRTEQQVSEGVRLAWNSWSMQQQQLEWLQQNVDAAKQAESGYIEQFKLNRRSLLDVLDAKVELFLARKSYIDTFYNQRLASYRLLNATGQLGYAMRLAYPEQWKTEVINNEQD, from the coding sequence ATGTCGCGAAAATTTATTCCATTAGCATGCTTGATGCTAGTTCAGCCAGCGTTAGCCATCACGCTTGAGGAGTCAATAGCACATGCCATTGACAATAACCCTCTGATTAAACAGCAATATGCGAAGTATGAGTCCTACGTTCGAGATATGGATGCTGCCGGCAGTAACTATTACCCTCAGGTAAATTTACATGGTGGCATCGGTTATGAAGATACTCAATATAACAGTGGCCAAAAAATTGATGAACAACTAACGCGTAAAGAGATCGGCGTAAAAGTAACACAAAACCTATTTAATGGTTTTGAGGATGTCTCCGAAGAGGACCGTTTAGCCTTTGAAGCAGAATCGGAACGATTAGGTTTGCTTAGTGATGCTGAAAACTTAGCCTTAGATGTTGCACGTGTTTATTTAGAGTTGCTTAAAGCACAGCAGTTTATCGAGTTGACTGAGCGTAACGTGCAAGACCATGAGCGCGTTCTCGCTGATATTGAAGTACGTCAATCACAGGGATTAAGCAGTAAATCTGATTTAGCACAAATTCGTTCACGTGTTGCGACGGCTAAGTCGTCTTTGATCGTGGCGAATAATAATTTAATGGATAAGCGTGTCGAATATCTTCGCCTTGTTGGCGTTCGTCCTGAAGGCTTAATTGAGCCTAAAGTGGATAGCCTTTTGTTGCCCGTCGATGAAGATATGGCAGTACAAAATGCGATTAAAAACAACCCTGAAATTCGTATCGCTTTAGCGGATTTGGAAGCTGCTAATCATGAAATTACCCGTGAATCGAGTAGCTTTTACCCCGAAGTAAACCTCGAATTGCATGCTAATTATAATGATGACATGGGAGGCTTTGAAGGCCGAGATAGTGACGCACGTATAATGCTCACCATGAGTTATGATATTTTTAGTGGCGGTAATACTGTCTCTAAGAAAGAGTCTGCTATTTGGCGAAAGGAGGAGGCTAGGTCAATTCGTCTGCGCACTGAGCAACAGGTTTCAGAGGGCGTGCGTTTAGCATGGAACTCATGGAGCATGCAGCAACAACAATTGGAATGGTTACAGCAGAACGTCGATGCAGCTAAGCAAGCGGAGAGCGGTTATATTGAGCAGTTTAAACTTAATCGACGTAGCTTATTAGATGTATTAGATGCAAAAGTGGAACTGTTTTTAGCTCGTAAAAGCTATATTGATACCTTTTATAATCAACGTTTAGCGAGCTACCGCTTATTAAATGCAACAGGACAATTAGGTTATGCAATGCGACTTGCTTACCCAGAACAATGGAAAACAGAGGTGATCAATAATGAGCAAGATTAA
- a CDS encoding alpha/beta fold hydrolase, giving the protein MKTYIHLLGALFMCYTSIIVANDNMQPFPFSGELTLSSNYNAEINAFWLQAQPLSFQGVDNKRLESFSLLGGNTRAIVISQGRNESVLKYKEVAFDFFRQGYDVFLLDHRGQGFSERFGGDQHRGYVNNFQDYVDDFNHYVTALELDKKYQQRYLLSHSMGGTISALYLAQYNHPFQSSVFYSPMFTINTAPLPNFMAKLIAYSSASVCSWFSDKACYVPGGKGYQKKIFENNQLTTSPRRFDASQYDFEHFPETQLGSATMRWLATSLSATEQAIEEAHNIDIPILVVQAGNDQVVNGEGQHEFFDNVTYCKFNQFLTIEDAKHEILLERDEFRTIALSHTLQFLSKTAQGKRSCIK; this is encoded by the coding sequence ATGAAAACATATATACATCTATTAGGTGCTTTATTCATGTGCTATACCTCAATAATTGTTGCTAATGATAATATGCAACCTTTTCCGTTCAGTGGCGAATTAACGCTCTCCAGTAACTATAATGCTGAAATAAATGCTTTTTGGTTACAAGCACAGCCTTTATCATTTCAAGGAGTTGATAATAAGAGGTTAGAAAGCTTTTCTTTACTGGGCGGGAATACACGAGCAATAGTTATTAGCCAAGGCCGTAACGAAAGCGTACTAAAATATAAAGAGGTCGCTTTCGATTTTTTCCGCCAAGGCTATGATGTGTTTTTACTTGACCATCGCGGACAAGGCTTTTCTGAACGCTTTGGGGGCGACCAACACCGTGGTTACGTCAATAATTTTCAAGACTATGTTGATGACTTCAATCATTACGTTACTGCACTTGAATTAGATAAAAAGTATCAACAACGCTATCTGCTTTCTCACTCTATGGGAGGAACAATTAGTGCGCTCTATTTAGCCCAGTATAACCACCCGTTTCAATCATCCGTTTTTTATAGCCCAATGTTTACCATCAATACAGCGCCCTTACCCAACTTTATGGCTAAGTTAATTGCCTACAGCAGTGCCAGTGTCTGTAGTTGGTTCAGCGATAAAGCTTGCTATGTACCAGGGGGGAAAGGTTATCAAAAGAAAATATTTGAAAATAATCAATTAACCACAAGCCCTCGTCGATTTGATGCAAGCCAATATGATTTCGAGCATTTTCCTGAAACACAACTTGGTAGTGCAACAATGCGATGGCTAGCAACTAGTCTCAGTGCAACTGAGCAAGCGATAGAAGAGGCGCATAACATTGATATTCCGATACTCGTGGTTCAAGCAGGTAATGATCAAGTGGTCAACGGGGAAGGACAGCATGAATTCTTCGACAATGTAACATATTGTAAATTTAATCAGTTTTTAACCATTGAAGATGCAAAACATGAGATATTACTAGAGCGTGATGAGTTTCGCACCATTGCCCTCAGTCACACCCTACAATTTTTATCAAAAACAGCACAAGGTAAACGGTCATGTATAAAGTAG
- a CDS encoding HlyD family type I secretion periplasmic adaptor subunit — protein MSTSLFWQQQVKARRSRRVVWISVALLCTVIFWAHWAELDEVIIGEGRVVPASAVQQIQSLEGGILTELHVRSGDLVEKGQLLATLDNTYSKAAWQEGVQQSDALKMLIVRSQAELQSIQIDADHKDWRERVKIIDVEVDSGAFSEKRAQTIIENYHERLSQLRSLLTLEKQEIEQAIQAFNEAKSRSRTLSESVKLSQQEIRLTEISVQKGAVSEIELLQLKREQIRMQGELSSSRLNEKRLQAAYQGAITDTVNLARDFRAKIRTQLTDARNQLAQLNESQPALADRLQRAALYSPLQGRVKDIARRTLGGVIKPGESIMEVVPDSEKMIIETRIQPKDIAYLSMGLEAMVKFTAYDFVIYGGEKGVVTYISADALQDEEGGTYYQVNIETQQTQTSFEIIPGMQASVDIKTGKKSVLNYWLKPLLRARANALREP, from the coding sequence ATGAGTACCTCTCTATTTTGGCAACAGCAGGTAAAAGCGCGTCGCTCAAGGCGTGTTGTTTGGATCAGTGTTGCTTTGCTCTGCACCGTAATTTTTTGGGCGCATTGGGCGGAACTTGATGAAGTTATTATTGGTGAAGGACGGGTTGTACCTGCGAGTGCAGTTCAACAAATTCAAAGCTTGGAAGGCGGCATATTGACGGAATTACATGTTCGCTCTGGCGACCTTGTTGAGAAAGGGCAATTGCTTGCAACGCTTGATAATACTTACTCTAAAGCAGCTTGGCAGGAGGGGGTACAACAAAGCGATGCGTTAAAGATGTTGATTGTGCGCTCACAAGCCGAATTACAAAGTATTCAAATTGATGCTGACCATAAAGATTGGCGAGAGCGTGTAAAAATTATTGATGTCGAAGTTGATAGTGGTGCTTTTTCTGAAAAACGTGCGCAAACTATTATTGAAAATTATCATGAAAGGCTGAGTCAGTTACGCTCTTTATTAACTTTGGAAAAGCAAGAGATAGAGCAAGCTATTCAAGCATTTAATGAAGCTAAAAGTCGTTCTCGCACTTTATCTGAGAGCGTTAAGTTATCGCAACAGGAGATACGTTTAACGGAGATAAGTGTTCAAAAAGGGGCTGTTTCAGAAATTGAGTTGTTGCAGTTAAAGCGTGAACAGATTCGTATGCAGGGTGAGCTAAGCAGTTCCCGCTTAAATGAAAAACGCTTGCAGGCCGCCTATCAAGGGGCGATCACTGATACGGTTAACTTAGCCCGTGACTTTCGCGCTAAAATTCGTACTCAGCTTACTGATGCACGCAACCAGTTAGCACAACTCAATGAGAGTCAGCCTGCCTTAGCGGATCGTTTGCAACGTGCCGCGCTTTATTCCCCGTTACAGGGGCGAGTTAAAGATATTGCACGGCGTACCCTTGGTGGTGTTATCAAGCCGGGAGAGTCGATCATGGAGGTTGTGCCTGACAGCGAAAAAATGATTATTGAAACACGTATTCAACCCAAAGATATCGCTTATTTATCAATGGGCTTAGAAGCAATGGTGAAATTTACCGCCTATGATTTCGTTATCTATGGTGGAGAAAAAGGGGTAGTTACCTATATAAGTGCAGATGCCCTGCAAGATGAGGAGGGGGGAACCTACTACCAAGTCAACATTGAGACACAGCAAACTCAAACTAGTTTTGAAATCATCCCTGGCATGCAAGCCAGTGTTGATATTAAAACCGGTAAAAAATCGGTTTTAAACTACTGGTTAAAACCTCTCTTGCGTGCGCGTGCTAATGCGTTGAGAGAACCATAA
- a CDS encoding proline--tRNA ligase, translating into MRTTNYLLSTQKEAPSDAVIVSHQLMLRAGMIRKLASGLYTWLPTGLRVLRKVERIVREEMERAGSVEILMPVVQPADLWMETGRWDKYGGELLRVKDRHTRDFVLGPTHEEVVTELVRKEINSYKQLPLNLFQVQTKFRDETRPRFGVMRAREFTMKDAYSFHLGQECLEKTYQNMYTAYCRIFERLGLEYRPVIADTGSIGGSASHEFHVLAQSGEDAIVFSTHSDFAANIEKAEALAPAFDRPAPSASVSSVETPNAHSIEDVCAALNVEAKQVVKTLLVEGTCEEGETAPVVALVVRGDHNLNEIKAENIDGIASPLMFATEAQIKAAANCDAGSIGPKGLTIRTIVDRSAEKLADFICGANETGKHLTGVNWDRDITDYEVADIRDVVEGDPSPCGTGTLAIARGIEVGHIFQLGETYSEAMKAAVLNQQGKNETLTMGCYGIGISRIVAAAIEQNNDKNGIIWNDQLAPFSVVIVPMNMKKSHRVAELAEKYYAELQAAGIEVLLDDRKERPGIMFADAELIGMPHTLVIGDRSIDNGVIEYKDRQSGEKQEVKIDEVIDFIKAKLA; encoded by the coding sequence AATTAGCATCAGGTCTATATACATGGCTGCCAACCGGCTTACGTGTACTACGCAAAGTCGAAAGAATTGTTCGCGAAGAGATGGAGCGAGCAGGCTCTGTCGAAATTTTAATGCCTGTCGTACAGCCAGCCGACCTTTGGATGGAAACAGGTCGTTGGGATAAATATGGCGGTGAACTATTACGCGTAAAAGATCGCCATACTCGTGATTTTGTTTTAGGGCCAACACATGAAGAAGTTGTTACAGAGCTAGTTCGTAAAGAGATAAATAGCTATAAACAGTTACCACTTAACCTTTTCCAAGTTCAGACTAAATTCCGTGATGAAACCCGTCCTCGTTTCGGCGTCATGCGTGCACGTGAATTTACCATGAAAGATGCTTATTCATTCCATTTAGGCCAAGAGTGTTTAGAAAAGACATATCAAAATATGTATACAGCCTACTGTCGTATCTTTGAGCGACTAGGCCTTGAATATCGCCCAGTAATCGCAGATACCGGCAGCATTGGCGGCAGTGCGTCACATGAGTTTCATGTATTAGCGCAAAGCGGTGAAGATGCAATCGTATTTTCAACGCACAGCGACTTCGCAGCCAACATCGAAAAAGCAGAGGCTCTTGCCCCAGCATTTGATCGCCCAGCACCAAGCGCATCCGTTAGTAGTGTTGAAACGCCAAATGCACATAGCATCGAAGATGTTTGCGCAGCACTTAACGTAGAAGCAAAACAAGTCGTTAAAACGCTATTAGTTGAAGGTACATGTGAAGAGGGTGAAACAGCACCAGTAGTCGCACTCGTTGTACGTGGCGATCATAACTTAAATGAGATTAAAGCAGAAAATATCGACGGTATCGCAAGCCCATTAATGTTTGCAACAGAAGCGCAAATTAAAGCTGCTGCAAACTGCGATGCAGGTTCAATCGGTCCTAAAGGTTTAACTATTCGTACGATTGTCGATCGTAGTGCGGAAAAACTTGCTGACTTTATCTGTGGCGCGAACGAAACAGGTAAACATCTAACAGGGGTTAACTGGGATCGTGATATTACCGATTATGAAGTAGCAGATATTCGTGATGTAGTGGAAGGTGATCCGAGCCCATGTGGTACAGGTACGTTAGCGATTGCTCGTGGTATCGAAGTAGGTCATATCTTCCAATTAGGTGAGACTTACTCAGAAGCGATGAAAGCGGCGGTACTAAACCAGCAAGGTAAAAATGAAACGCTGACGATGGGTTGTTACGGTATTGGTATCTCACGTATTGTGGCGGCAGCGATTGAGCAAAATAACGACAAAAATGGCATTATCTGGAATGACCAGTTAGCACCATTCTCTGTGGTTATCGTACCGATGAACATGAAAAAATCACACCGTGTAGCAGAACTAGCAGAGAAATATTACGCAGAGCTACAAGCAGCCGGCATTGAAGTACTACTTGATGATCGTAAAGAGCGCCCTGGTATTATGTTTGCAGATGCAGAGTTGATTGGTATGCCACATACTTTAGTGATTGGTGATCGTAGCATCGATAACGGCGTGATTGAATATAAAGACCGTCAATCTGGCGAAAAGCAAGAAGTTAAGATTGATGAAGTGATTGACTTTATCAAAGCAAAACTGGCTTAA
- a CDS encoding Cof-type HAD-IIB family hydrolase: protein MYKVAISDLDGTLLGPDHKVSAQTKQSIHRWVESGRKFVIATGRHYIEAKSLQDELGEPIYLITSNGARVHNREGEIILKQNLSSDIATAICDINFAEGVQVNLFTDHCWYANYAIPELTGMALDQDFYCRPTDLKTLDKSNTIKIFFYAEPELLQPVYEQLKAQFGHRINLTFSLDKCLEVMDVTANKGTAVEAVLKEKGFTRSEAIAFGDGMNDVEMLSLVGKPILMENSQTKLRDALPNAEMTLSAKEHGVAAKLNKILD, encoded by the coding sequence ATGTATAAAGTAGCCATTTCTGATCTTGACGGAACATTACTCGGGCCAGATCATAAAGTATCAGCTCAAACGAAACAAAGCATCCATCGCTGGGTCGAAAGTGGTCGCAAGTTTGTGATTGCAACTGGGCGTCATTATATCGAAGCAAAAAGCTTACAAGATGAATTAGGCGAGCCAATCTACCTAATTACCTCTAATGGTGCACGTGTACATAATCGCGAAGGGGAAATTATATTAAAACAGAACCTTTCCAGTGATATCGCGACGGCAATCTGTGATATAAATTTTGCCGAAGGTGTTCAGGTGAACCTATTTACAGATCACTGCTGGTATGCCAACTACGCCATCCCTGAATTAACTGGAATGGCATTAGACCAAGATTTTTATTGTCGTCCCACAGACCTTAAAACACTGGATAAAAGTAATACTATAAAAATATTTTTCTATGCCGAACCAGAATTATTACAGCCTGTTTATGAACAATTAAAAGCCCAATTTGGTCATCGTATCAATTTAACTTTTTCACTCGATAAATGTTTAGAAGTTATGGATGTAACAGCGAATAAAGGCACTGCTGTTGAGGCTGTATTAAAAGAGAAAGGCTTTACTCGCAGTGAGGCGATCGCGTTTGGTGATGGCATGAATGACGTAGAAATGCTTAGCTTAGTTGGCAAGCCAATATTGATGGAAAATTCACAGACTAAGCTTCGTGATGCTTTACCTAATGCTGAAATGACACTTTCCGCTAAAGAACATGGCGTGGCAGCAAAACTCAACAAAATATTAGATTAG
- a CDS encoding type I secretion system permease/ATPase, with protein sequence MNNDTNLAAVLFLAKQFAKRCHKTKLLSGLPLENGRIENHLLPRVLANAGLLCDEINSKQFCADNLPILLLIDGQTAVITALEKQQATVHFFSADNESTQSIMPLASLQDNSKQAWRISVDNVVDSRAEEFQPSHQTHWFKQALKQVSPWYRDLFIASFLINLLAVVIPLFTMNVYDRVVPNAAFDSLWVLATGAFIAVLFDWILKQSRAHLTHMAGRQVDLSLSSQLFAKTLGMKLSQRPQSIGAFSKQIQEFDSVREFLTSATIVTLVDLPFTLLFLGLMAWLGGFMVYIPIAVMLLIIVVSLVVQPKIKNALEETGKLSTQRQAILIENLNTLVEIKQINGEGAAQRRWEQTVAALADWNINAKNISNVVSHLVTSSQQLVTIGLIITGVYQISAGNLSMGGLIAMVMLSGRSAGAINQVSGLLLRYQQARSSIQGLESVMVLEQENSDSQIVENQSFKGDIKLDGVNFSYPDQEMQVLIDINLHIKPGERVAIVGAAGAGKSSLLALLANQLSPISGALNYDNIDSKLWPASVIREHTGWVSQQPNLFFGSVLENICAGNTDIQQDKLSQVLQHSGVARLASRFSAGLESPVGESGRYLSGGQRQAVALARALLRDVNLLLLDEPSSAMDQQTENDVIEGLKQLPKEVGYIMVSHKPSMIALCSRIIVMDKGRIISDGPRETILPTAQKTPQTINRSRIKSVNVTRRES encoded by the coding sequence ATGAATAACGATACTAATTTAGCTGCGGTGCTTTTTTTAGCAAAGCAGTTTGCTAAACGTTGCCATAAAACCAAACTGCTTTCTGGTTTGCCACTCGAAAATGGCAGAATTGAGAATCACCTGTTACCCCGTGTTTTAGCTAATGCAGGTTTACTCTGTGATGAGATCAACAGTAAGCAGTTTTGTGCGGATAACCTGCCCATTTTGCTTTTAATTGACGGGCAAACTGCAGTGATCACCGCATTGGAAAAACAGCAGGCAACGGTACACTTTTTTTCTGCTGATAATGAGTCGACACAATCGATAATGCCACTTGCTTCATTACAGGATAACTCAAAACAGGCATGGCGAATTAGTGTCGATAATGTCGTTGATAGCCGTGCCGAGGAATTTCAACCGAGTCATCAGACGCATTGGTTCAAACAAGCCTTAAAACAGGTAAGTCCTTGGTATCGAGATCTGTTTATTGCTTCTTTTTTGATTAACCTGCTCGCTGTCGTGATCCCACTGTTTACCATGAATGTATATGATCGTGTTGTGCCTAATGCTGCCTTTGATTCTTTATGGGTATTGGCAACAGGCGCATTCATTGCGGTGCTTTTTGATTGGATACTAAAACAATCACGCGCTCATTTAACGCACATGGCAGGGCGTCAGGTTGATCTGTCTCTATCATCACAGCTGTTTGCTAAAACGCTGGGCATGAAATTAAGTCAACGACCGCAGTCGATTGGCGCATTTAGTAAACAGATTCAAGAGTTTGATAGTGTGCGTGAATTTTTAACCTCAGCCACGATTGTGACTTTAGTAGACCTTCCTTTTACGTTGCTCTTTCTAGGGTTAATGGCGTGGTTAGGCGGTTTCATGGTTTATATTCCGATTGCGGTGATGTTACTGATTATTGTCGTGAGTTTAGTGGTGCAACCAAAAATAAAAAATGCCTTAGAAGAAACGGGCAAGTTATCTACGCAACGCCAAGCGATATTAATTGAGAACCTAAATACCTTAGTTGAAATAAAGCAGATCAACGGTGAAGGTGCCGCTCAACGACGTTGGGAACAAACCGTGGCAGCTCTTGCTGACTGGAACATCAATGCGAAAAACATCTCCAATGTGGTTAGCCATTTGGTAACTAGTAGTCAACAACTGGTCACTATCGGTTTAATTATTACCGGGGTTTACCAAATTAGTGCGGGTAATTTAAGCATGGGCGGACTAATTGCGATGGTGATGTTGAGTGGGCGAAGTGCGGGGGCAATTAATCAGGTCTCAGGGTTATTACTGCGGTATCAGCAAGCACGCTCGTCAATTCAAGGCTTAGAAAGTGTGATGGTACTTGAGCAAGAAAATAGCGATAGTCAAATTGTTGAAAACCAAAGCTTTAAGGGAGATATAAAACTCGATGGGGTTAATTTTAGCTATCCTGATCAAGAGATGCAGGTGCTTATCGACATCAACTTGCATATAAAACCTGGTGAACGCGTCGCGATTGTTGGTGCAGCCGGTGCTGGTAAATCCTCTTTATTAGCATTGCTTGCTAATCAACTATCTCCTATTTCGGGCGCGCTGAATTACGACAATATCGACAGCAAACTATGGCCTGCGAGTGTTATTCGAGAACATACAGGGTGGGTATCGCAACAGCCGAATCTCTTTTTTGGATCTGTATTAGAAAATATTTGTGCAGGTAATACCGATATTCAACAGGATAAACTATCACAAGTGCTTCAGCATTCAGGTGTCGCGCGTCTAGCGAGTCGTTTTAGCGCAGGTTTAGAAAGCCCTGTCGGCGAGTCTGGCCGTTATCTTTCTGGCGGGCAACGACAAGCGGTTGCTTTAGCGCGTGCTTTGTTACGTGATGTAAATCTTTTGCTACTTGATGAGCCAAGTAGTGCAATGGATCAGCAGACTGAAAATGATGTTATTGAGGGGCTAAAACAGCTACCTAAAGAGGTGGGATATATCATGGTTAGTCATAAACCTTCGATGATTGCTTTATGCTCGCGTATTATTGTCATGGATAAGGGGCGTATTATTAGTGACGGCCCACGAGAGACTATTTTACCCACAGCGCAAAAAACACCACAAACTATAAACCGATCACGTATTAAGTCGGTTAACGTCACACGGAGAGAATCATGA
- a CDS encoding transporter substrate-binding domain-containing protein, whose amino-acid sequence MFNSRTNSSLFFLLILLFNQQVYAVTKITVWEHTVNDPTEIIMDTLHRALEVTKPEYGEYELITSLKMEQGRALRELAKIKNSHLDLAHFSPTVEREKVAIAIRIPLIQGLLGYRLCLIKQGEQTKFSQIQNKNEWLNSKLIIGQHQDWPDTQVLKNNGLSVKTTHRYELLFQQLAKQRFDCLARGANEIYYEHHAHPNLGLAIENNIVLHYPFPLFFFVNRNNATLAKRLELGLSRLVESGTSEKLFEYYYQTQLETLNLKNRHIIHLNNTMLSPKTVQAIKQSNQRFIDNYLSQQQENESQSAP is encoded by the coding sequence ATGTTTAACAGCAGAACAAACAGCTCTCTTTTTTTCCTACTCATCCTTCTGTTTAATCAGCAAGTTTACGCGGTAACTAAAATAACCGTTTGGGAACACACCGTTAACGACCCGACTGAAATCATCATGGATACCCTCCATAGAGCACTTGAAGTCACCAAACCTGAATATGGTGAATATGAATTAATCACCTCTTTAAAAATGGAGCAAGGACGAGCATTACGTGAACTTGCAAAAATTAAAAACTCGCATCTAGATTTAGCCCATTTCTCGCCTACAGTTGAGCGTGAAAAAGTCGCAATTGCGATTAGAATTCCGCTTATTCAAGGTTTACTCGGTTACCGTTTATGCTTAATTAAGCAAGGAGAACAGACTAAGTTTTCGCAAATTCAGAATAAAAATGAGTGGTTGAATAGCAAACTCATTATCGGGCAACACCAAGATTGGCCCGACACTCAAGTATTAAAAAATAATGGCTTAAGCGTTAAAACTACACATCGCTATGAGCTACTCTTTCAACAACTTGCTAAACAACGCTTTGATTGTCTTGCTCGTGGCGCGAATGAGATTTACTACGAACATCACGCTCACCCTAATTTGGGATTAGCAATTGAAAATAACATTGTATTACATTACCCTTTTCCGCTATTTTTCTTTGTTAATCGCAATAACGCGACACTTGCAAAACGCTTAGAGCTTGGTTTATCACGTTTAGTTGAAAGCGGTACTTCAGAAAAATTATTTGAATATTATTATCAAACACAGCTAGAAACATTAAACCTTAAAAATCGCCATATTATTCATTTAAACAATACCATGCTGTCCCCCAAAACAGTGCAAGCGATCAAACAATCTAACCAACGCTTTATTGATAACTACCTCAGCCAACAGCAAGAAAATGAGAGCCAGAGTGCACCTTAA